The proteins below are encoded in one region of Neoasaia chiangmaiensis:
- a CDS encoding HdeD family acid-resistance protein has product MSDFRNLPSGFPGGGPMPSLRPETFIAIGVVLVVLGVLAWIDAVMATLASVVVLGVLLVVAGIAQLAQVFAHRRVAVQNQWLAALGGVLYILGGLLMIEEPATGSVFLTAFLAGCLIFAGIARAVWISGHRTVGNWWSILLSAIITLLVGILIWATLPWSGLFLIGTLIAIELIIAGVSAVMFGLALRKQA; this is encoded by the coding sequence ATGTCAGACTTCCGCAACCTTCCGTCCGGTTTCCCCGGCGGCGGCCCGATGCCCAGCCTGCGGCCGGAGACGTTCATCGCCATCGGCGTCGTGCTCGTCGTGCTCGGCGTCCTGGCATGGATCGACGCCGTCATGGCCACCCTCGCCAGCGTCGTCGTGCTCGGCGTGCTGCTCGTCGTCGCCGGCATCGCGCAACTGGCGCAGGTCTTCGCCCATCGCCGCGTTGCGGTGCAGAACCAGTGGCTCGCCGCACTCGGGGGCGTGCTCTACATCCTCGGCGGCCTGCTGATGATCGAGGAGCCCGCGACCGGCTCCGTCTTCCTCACCGCCTTCCTGGCCGGCTGCCTGATCTTCGCCGGCATCGCCCGCGCGGTCTGGATCAGCGGACACCGCACCGTCGGCAACTGGTGGAGTATCCTGCTGAGCGCGATCATCACGCTGCTCGTCGGCATCCTCATCTGGGCGACCCTGCCCTGGTCCGGCCTGTTCCTGATCGGCACGCTGATCGCCATCGAACTCATCATCGCCGGCGTCTCCGCCGTGATGTTCGGCCTGGCCCTGCGCAAACAGGCCTGA
- the accD gene encoding acetyl-CoA carboxylase, carboxyltransferase subunit beta — protein MSWLTDYVRPKIRGLLQREVPDNLWTSCESCSQMILVRDLEKAQKVCPHCGHHMRASALERLAWTFDNGEFTRIELPKVPVDPLGFRDSKRYTERLKEQRAKSHLDESMVVAHGTIGGQNAVVAVMAFEFLSGTMGAALGEAFVAACRLAVLQKAPLIVFTASGGARMQEGVVSLMQMPRTTIGVQMLNDAHLPYIVVLTNPTTGGVSASFAMLGDIQLAEPEALIAFTGPRVIQDTVREKLPEGFQRSEYLRDHGMVDRVVKRTDLHEELGRLIGLLTKQVPNATPGATLETAA, from the coding sequence ATGAGTTGGCTGACCGATTACGTGCGCCCCAAGATTCGCGGCCTGTTGCAGCGCGAAGTGCCGGATAATCTCTGGACGAGTTGCGAGTCCTGCTCGCAGATGATTCTGGTGCGCGATCTGGAGAAGGCGCAGAAGGTCTGCCCGCATTGCGGCCATCACATGCGCGCCAGTGCGCTGGAGCGTCTGGCCTGGACGTTCGACAATGGTGAGTTCACGCGGATCGAGCTGCCGAAGGTGCCGGTCGATCCGTTGGGGTTTCGCGACAGCAAGCGCTATACCGAGCGCCTGAAGGAGCAGCGCGCCAAGTCGCATCTCGATGAATCGATGGTGGTGGCGCACGGCACGATCGGCGGCCAGAACGCGGTCGTGGCCGTGATGGCGTTCGAGTTCCTGTCGGGCACGATGGGTGCGGCGCTGGGTGAGGCGTTCGTGGCGGCGTGCCGCCTGGCCGTGTTGCAGAAGGCGCCGCTGATCGTGTTCACGGCATCGGGCGGGGCGCGGATGCAGGAAGGCGTGGTATCGCTGATGCAGATGCCACGCACGACCATCGGCGTGCAGATGCTCAACGATGCGCACCTGCCCTATATCGTGGTGCTGACGAACCCGACGACGGGGGGCGTTTCGGCCTCCTTCGCGATGCTGGGCGACATCCAGCTGGCCGAGCCGGAGGCGCTGATCGCCTTCACCGGGCCGCGCGTCATTCAGGACACGGTGCGCGAGAAGTTGCCGGAAGGTTTCCAGCGTTCGGAATATCTGCGCGATCACGGCATGGTGGACCGTGTGGTGAAGCGCACGGACCTGCATGAGGAACTGGGGCGGCTGATCGGGCTGCTGACCAAGCAGGTGCCCAATGCCACGCCGGGCGCCACGCTCGAGACGGCGGCCTGA
- a CDS encoding bifunctional folylpolyglutamate synthase/dihydrofolate synthase, whose product MNATGAPVTLSDEYQGRAGAILGRLQGLYPKLIDLSLDRLHGLLARLGHPERALPPVVHVAGTNGKGSTCANLRAIAEAAGWRVHVMTSPHLIDVTERFRLAGKLVSEDALVAALEEVERVNGDAPITVFEVLTAAGFLLFSRTPADLAIIEVGLGGRLDATNVIDRPAACAITAISLDHQAFLGDTLDAIAAEKAGIMKPGVPVVCAPQRPEALAVLRARAAAVGAPLWVLGEDVRISGASALAYSDPLGELSLPAPALRGPHQHDNAALAVAALRASRLPLPDRAWAGIAAARWPARMQRLTGALAARLPDGWELWLDGGHNPGAGDVLAAVLADWRDRPVHLVVGMKQSKDVRGFLDPLLSGATTAQAVAEPGQHLALGVDEIVAASGGRAVPGPTVGAALARLRAAGGPPARVLICGSLYLAGLVLAQDGAVLD is encoded by the coding sequence ATGAACGCGACGGGCGCGCCGGTGACATTGAGCGACGAATATCAGGGCCGCGCCGGCGCGATCCTGGGGCGGTTGCAGGGGCTTTATCCGAAGCTGATCGACCTGTCGCTCGACCGGCTTCACGGTCTGCTGGCCAGGCTGGGCCATCCGGAGCGTGCGCTGCCGCCGGTCGTGCATGTGGCGGGCACCAACGGCAAGGGCAGCACCTGCGCCAATCTGCGCGCCATTGCCGAGGCGGCGGGATGGCGCGTGCATGTCATGACCAGCCCGCATCTGATCGACGTGACGGAGCGGTTCCGCCTTGCCGGGAAGCTGGTGAGCGAGGACGCGCTGGTGGCGGCGCTGGAGGAGGTCGAGCGCGTGAACGGGGATGCGCCGATCACGGTGTTCGAGGTGCTGACGGCGGCGGGGTTCCTGCTGTTTTCACGCACGCCGGCCGATCTGGCGATCATCGAGGTCGGGCTTGGCGGGCGGCTGGATGCGACGAACGTGATCGACCGGCCGGCGGCCTGCGCGATCACGGCGATCAGCCTGGATCATCAGGCGTTTCTCGGGGATACGCTGGACGCGATCGCGGCGGAGAAGGCCGGGATCATGAAGCCGGGCGTGCCCGTGGTCTGTGCGCCGCAGCGGCCGGAGGCGCTCGCCGTGTTGCGGGCGCGGGCGGCGGCGGTGGGAGCGCCGCTCTGGGTTCTGGGCGAGGATGTGCGTATTTCGGGGGCGAGCGCCCTCGCCTATTCCGATCCGCTGGGCGAGCTGTCCCTGCCCGCGCCGGCGTTGCGTGGCCCGCACCAGCACGACAATGCGGCGCTGGCCGTGGCGGCGTTGCGAGCGAGCCGCCTGCCCCTGCCCGACCGTGCCTGGGCCGGCATTGCAGCGGCGCGCTGGCCCGCGCGGATGCAGCGGCTGACGGGCGCGCTGGCGGCGCGGTTGCCGGATGGTTGGGAGCTTTGGCTGGATGGCGGCCACAATCCCGGCGCGGGTGACGTGCTGGCGGCGGTGCTGGCGGACTGGCGGGATCGGCCGGTGCATCTGGTGGTCGGGATGAAGCAGAGCAAGGATGTGCGCGGGTTTCTCGACCCGCTGCTGTCGGGTGCCACGACGGCGCAGGCGGTGGCCGAGCCGGGGCAGCATCTGGCGCTGGGGGTGGATGAGATCGTGGCGGCGTCCGGTGGCCGGGCGGTGCCGGGACCGACGGTTGGCGCAGCGCTGGCGCGGTTGCGGGCGGCGGGTGGCCCCCCGGCGCGGGTGCTGATCTGTGGCAGCCTGTATCTGGCGGGGCTGGTATTGGCGCAGGATGGCGCGGTGCTGGACTGA
- a CDS encoding DMT family transporter, with amino-acid sequence MTILIYLIVALGGVMTSIQSGTNAQLAKSLDRSWMVGLFTGALTAAVLAVVTLVSREGLPSSDRIAATPWWAWTGGLCGAVYVVSTLFFAQKLGSGVFTGLTVTAGIGRSWVGR; translated from the coding sequence ATGACTATCCTGATCTATCTGATCGTCGCGCTGGGTGGCGTGATGACGTCCATCCAGTCCGGCACCAATGCGCAACTGGCGAAATCTCTGGATCGGTCCTGGATGGTGGGACTATTCACCGGGGCGCTGACGGCGGCGGTGCTGGCCGTGGTGACGCTGGTTTCGCGCGAAGGACTGCCCAGCAGCGACAGGATCGCGGCGACGCCGTGGTGGGCGTGGACCGGGGGTTTGTGTGGTGCGGTTTACGTGGTGAGCACGCTGTTTTTTGCGCAGAAGCTGGGATCGGGCGTTTTCACGGGGCTGACGGTGACGGCGGGGATCGGGCGTTCCTGGGTGGGGCGTTGA
- a CDS encoding prolyl oligopeptidase family serine peptidase, translating to MSPLRHKLAATALLASTAIAGAHAATLDDPNIWLEDVSSPRAMDWVNAHNATTTQRLQADPRYKTLYDQALAVAANKDRIPAPTFTHGQIFNFWQDADHLRGIWRKTTLASYRTAHPQWSTVLDIDALGKAENKSWVLRGRNCLEPDENRCLISLSNGGEDAVEVREFDLARQLFVPDGFHLPRGKHKIAWEDANHLLIATDWTPGDVTPSGYPFIVKRLTRGQSLDQAIEIYRGDKNDGGYGVAPAVLQDGQGRQLAIIVRPLDTFRHQTFVITPKGVQRLAIPDKVDVVDLVDNRVILSLDEPWKGHPAGALVAVNRDALLADPQNLDPKPVWAPGPQDAMDSHTSTRNNVLLATLHNVQGRATVLKPHPHDQWRTQTLPLPDNLAISWGSTDVKSDRAFLGASGFLTPSTLYLSDTAKGTLEPVKTLPAQFDATQDIVEQFEATSTDGTKIPYFIVHRKDIRYDGQTPTLMTAYGGFEVSETPYYSATIGKLWLERGGAFVLANIRGGGEFGPKWHDAGLATRRQVIYDDFAAVAKDLDARKITSPRRLGIEGGSNGGLLMGVEFTEHPELWNAVVIQVPLLDMIRISKIAAGASWQGEYGDVNADPAVMAFWQKTSPYQNLKADVKYPEPFIFTTTKDDRVGPQHARKFAARMEEMKLPFYYYENTEGGHGSGADLKQSARTQALTMTYLQEKLMN from the coding sequence TTGTCGCCCCTCCGCCACAAACTCGCCGCCACGGCGCTCCTCGCCTCCACCGCCATCGCCGGCGCGCACGCCGCCACCCTGGACGACCCCAACATCTGGCTGGAAGACGTCTCATCCCCCCGCGCCATGGATTGGGTCAACGCGCACAACGCTACCACCACCCAGCGGCTGCAAGCCGACCCGCGCTATAAAACCCTTTACGATCAAGCCCTCGCCGTCGCCGCCAACAAGGACCGCATCCCGGCCCCAACCTTCACCCACGGCCAGATCTTCAATTTCTGGCAAGACGCGGACCACCTGCGCGGCATCTGGCGCAAGACGACACTGGCCAGCTACCGCACCGCCCACCCGCAATGGTCCACCGTCCTGGATATCGACGCGCTGGGCAAGGCGGAGAACAAAAGCTGGGTGCTGCGCGGCCGCAACTGCCTGGAACCGGACGAAAACCGCTGCCTGATCTCCCTCTCCAACGGCGGGGAAGACGCCGTGGAGGTCCGCGAATTCGACCTCGCACGCCAGCTCTTCGTCCCGGACGGCTTCCACCTCCCGCGCGGCAAGCACAAGATCGCGTGGGAAGACGCCAACCACCTCCTCATCGCAACGGACTGGACACCGGGCGACGTCACGCCCTCCGGCTACCCGTTCATCGTCAAACGCCTCACCCGCGGCCAGTCACTGGATCAGGCCATCGAAATCTACCGTGGCGACAAAAACGACGGCGGCTACGGCGTCGCCCCCGCCGTCCTGCAGGACGGGCAGGGGCGCCAACTGGCCATCATCGTCCGCCCGCTGGACACCTTCCGCCACCAGACCTTCGTCATCACCCCCAAAGGCGTCCAGCGCCTCGCCATCCCCGATAAGGTGGACGTGGTCGATCTGGTGGACAACCGCGTCATCCTCTCCCTCGACGAACCCTGGAAAGGCCACCCCGCCGGCGCCCTCGTCGCCGTGAACCGCGACGCCCTGCTGGCCGACCCGCAGAACCTCGACCCCAAACCCGTCTGGGCCCCCGGCCCGCAGGACGCGATGGACAGCCATACCTCCACCAGAAACAACGTCCTCCTCGCCACCCTGCACAACGTTCAGGGCCGCGCCACCGTCCTCAAGCCCCATCCCCACGACCAGTGGCGCACGCAGACCCTGCCGTTGCCCGACAACCTGGCCATCTCCTGGGGCTCGACCGACGTGAAATCCGACCGCGCCTTCCTCGGCGCCAGCGGCTTCCTCACACCTTCCACCCTCTACCTGTCGGACACGGCCAAAGGCACGCTGGAACCCGTCAAGACACTGCCCGCGCAGTTCGACGCCACGCAGGACATCGTGGAACAGTTCGAGGCCACGTCCACGGACGGCACGAAAATCCCGTATTTCATCGTCCACCGGAAAGATATCCGCTACGACGGCCAGACACCCACCCTCATGACCGCCTATGGCGGCTTCGAGGTCAGCGAAACGCCCTACTATTCCGCCACCATCGGCAAGCTGTGGCTGGAGCGGGGCGGGGCCTTCGTGCTGGCCAATATCCGCGGCGGCGGCGAATTCGGCCCGAAATGGCACGACGCCGGCCTCGCCACCAGACGACAGGTCATCTACGACGATTTCGCCGCCGTCGCGAAGGATCTGGACGCCCGCAAGATCACCTCGCCACGCCGCCTCGGCATCGAGGGCGGCTCCAACGGCGGCCTGCTGATGGGCGTGGAATTCACGGAACATCCGGAACTCTGGAACGCCGTCGTCATCCAGGTCCCGCTGCTGGACATGATCCGCATCTCGAAAATCGCCGCCGGCGCGTCCTGGCAGGGCGAATACGGCGACGTGAACGCCGACCCCGCCGTCATGGCCTTCTGGCAGAAAACCTCGCCCTACCAGAACCTGAAGGCGGACGTGAAATACCCCGAGCCCTTCATCTTCACCACCACCAAGGACGACCGCGTCGGCCCCCAGCACGCCCGCAAATTCGCCGCGCGGATGGAGGAGATGAAACTGCCGTTCTACTATTACGAAAATACCGAAGGCGGCCACGGCTCCGGCGCGGATCTCAAGCAATCCGCCCGCACGCAGGCCCTGACCATGACCTACCTGCAGGAAAAACTGATGAACTGA
- a CDS encoding DNA-methyltransferase, translating into MAGFKIEGLRPSYTTLGGAAYCGDSRQLLEALPDDSLDLVMTSPPFALQRHKVYGGLDQADYLDWLMDFARLVFAKLKPTGSLVMDVGGAYQKGVPARSLYHLRLPIRFCDEIGFFLAEDFYWFNPAKLPSPIEWVNKRKIRAKDSVNNLWWFSKTEWPKADVSKVLAPYSDRMRKLMEDPDKFYKPAVRPSGHDIGKGFAKDNGGAIPSNLLQIPNTESNGGYVAGCKLVGADRHPARFPARLPEFFIRFLTDPGDTVLDIFAGSNTTGSVAEIEGRRWLAFEERQDYLAASVFRFMPKGTPAAKLQAAYDSVSTGESTDLTCYMTQVEMFQAVAE; encoded by the coding sequence TTGGCGGGTTTCAAAATCGAAGGACTACGGCCGAGTTACACGACCTTAGGTGGTGCGGCATACTGCGGTGACTCGCGTCAGCTTCTTGAGGCATTGCCCGACGATAGTCTCGATTTGGTGATGACCTCGCCGCCATTCGCCCTTCAACGTCATAAGGTGTATGGCGGATTGGATCAGGCCGATTACCTCGACTGGCTGATGGACTTCGCTCGTCTCGTCTTTGCCAAGCTGAAGCCGACTGGTAGCCTCGTTATGGACGTGGGCGGAGCCTATCAGAAGGGCGTTCCGGCGCGCAGTCTCTATCATCTCCGGCTGCCGATTCGTTTCTGTGACGAGATCGGTTTTTTCCTCGCGGAGGACTTCTACTGGTTCAATCCGGCCAAGCTGCCAAGCCCGATCGAGTGGGTAAACAAGCGGAAGATTCGCGCCAAGGATTCGGTTAACAACCTTTGGTGGTTCTCCAAGACCGAGTGGCCGAAGGCAGATGTGAGTAAGGTTCTCGCGCCATACTCCGACCGCATGCGTAAGCTGATGGAAGATCCGGACAAATTCTATAAACCGGCCGTGCGTCCTTCCGGTCATGATATAGGGAAAGGCTTTGCCAAAGACAACGGCGGCGCGATCCCGTCCAACCTGCTGCAGATCCCCAACACGGAATCGAACGGCGGATACGTGGCAGGTTGTAAGCTGGTGGGTGCTGATCGGCATCCGGCACGTTTCCCGGCCAGACTGCCCGAGTTCTTCATCCGTTTCCTGACTGATCCCGGTGACACTGTCCTCGATATCTTCGCGGGCTCGAACACCACGGGTTCGGTCGCCGAAATTGAGGGCAGGCGTTGGCTCGCCTTCGAAGAACGGCAGGACTATCTTGCCGCGAGCGTGTTCCGCTTTATGCCGAAGGGTACGCCAGCGGCGAAGCTACAAGCGGCTTACGATTCGGTATCAACTGGAGAGTCGACCGATCTAACCTGCTACATGACACAGGTTGAGATGTTCCAGGCGGTGGCCGAGTAG
- a CDS encoding helix-turn-helix domain-containing protein, with the protein MKLCPSNPVREAVAANLRKMRAERNLSQEALADLAGVHRNYLGGIERCERNVGLDNLSKLASALGVTVAELVG; encoded by the coding sequence GTGAAATTGTGTCCCTCGAATCCTGTACGTGAAGCTGTCGCGGCCAACCTGCGCAAGATGCGGGCAGAGCGCAACCTAAGCCAAGAGGCGCTCGCCGATTTGGCGGGCGTCCACCGCAATTACCTTGGTGGCATCGAACGGTGCGAGCGGAACGTCGGTTTGGATAACCTTTCGAAACTGGCCTCGGCCCTTGGTGTGACGGTTGCGGAGCTTGTCGGCTGA
- a CDS encoding PDDEXK family nuclease has protein sequence MAKHPDWDKLEKLMPAVREFQALASEHGIDDVFQDNGGKILQMLLALNLQGIPGREGNDAVDIEGREYELKSVNIHLTAGFSTNHHVNIPIIEKYRQAQWVFAVYEGIEMRRAFAVATEKLEAHFSKWEKQRTETGKDINNPKIPLNFVCNNGETLYDDGRPLDLKAAAAIRRERTKESANRRKAKAEAVADLRGDPAVGDNPVAVVRRREKRQTR, from the coding sequence ATGGCGAAGCACCCCGACTGGGATAAGCTCGAGAAGCTCATGCCCGCCGTGCGCGAGTTTCAGGCGCTCGCGAGCGAACACGGCATCGACGACGTGTTTCAGGACAATGGCGGCAAAATTCTACAAATGCTGCTGGCGCTGAATCTACAGGGAATTCCTGGCCGTGAGGGCAACGACGCGGTCGATATTGAAGGCCGAGAGTATGAACTTAAAAGCGTCAACATCCATTTAACCGCGGGGTTTTCCACGAACCACCATGTCAACATTCCAATCATAGAAAAATATCGTCAGGCGCAGTGGGTATTTGCGGTTTATGAAGGGATCGAAATGCGCCGCGCCTTTGCTGTAGCCACTGAAAAGCTTGAAGCGCATTTCTCCAAATGGGAGAAACAGCGGACGGAAACCGGAAAAGACATCAATAATCCGAAAATCCCGCTCAATTTTGTCTGCAATAACGGCGAGACACTTTATGACGACGGCAGGCCGCTCGATCTTAAGGCGGCCGCTGCCATTCGTCGCGAACGCACAAAGGAATCTGCCAATCGGCGCAAAGCTAAAGCCGAAGCTGTTGCTGATCTCAGGGGCGACCCGGCAGTAGGCGACAACCCCGTAGCAGTCGTGCGCCGACGAGAGAAGCGTCAGACTAGATAG
- a CDS encoding TonB-dependent receptor: MAVRRALRQKRLYMLSCLIGMTGANALAATTPAKHRRSHQTTPAKPQATQPQVAQPKAAPAKPRAMEARQAETISVVTSRRALNGGGGMMRIETAPRAVQTVDKQYIEMRSPTSNALDLIQTLPSVNVSQPDAYGMEGGQIQTRGLTDLDMGLLLDGAPAAAAKYLSENIDSENLEEVSLTPGSAATNLPVISAAAGVLQETSHTPDRKFGGLVDFSYGTNNLSREFIRLESGEIGHTGVRSFFSFSNTHTRSWIGSGINDRKHIDFGMQKDWENGSYAKAFVSWNNENFVIDNYPTAQEFYAYKHTGQGYGRSADPANPNYWKNNNDHWNQVFLTAPIHIALPDHFSFDLQPYFSYGTGYDASPLDPVTDANGATRNLINYFDQNATRQVGATARLNWQPDSHNTISLGYWYENNYTLQSYPQSYALPGGGAPNPSNMAFRYSDDDKQDAGYEIHSLFIEDTAKYLNDRLTIHGGFKFVMSNTWNKDYFGRQSANRTEPLPQLQIGYQINDQNQVYLNVEGDYRQPSQVDLGWLYTDVAIPKNQYSIKEELGWRYHNQYFMIDASFFNYNVTNRIVDQYIGMNNYSPFSIGNQQMRGFDFMIAGRSIHGFSPYASVEYLHASQDSNVFDPYQNIMLHSAGTQAIMAPHVMANFGLTYVYKGFFSNASVHYTGPQNVAVAGDQRMPGYVTDTLSLGYHFKPFGFVKSPTFKLNFTNLTGSIERIGAMGAIYSRNDTSTVWNASRPSYTGYGNSFMVTPRFTMTGTISTAF; this comes from the coding sequence ATGGCAGTTCGCCGCGCCCTGCGTCAAAAACGGCTCTACATGCTCTCGTGTCTGATCGGCATGACCGGCGCAAACGCCCTGGCAGCGACGACACCTGCCAAACATCGCCGCAGCCACCAGACAACCCCGGCCAAACCACAGGCCACCCAACCGCAGGTCGCCCAACCGAAAGCCGCTCCGGCGAAGCCCCGCGCCATGGAAGCGCGCCAGGCCGAAACCATCTCCGTCGTCACCTCCCGCCGCGCCCTGAACGGCGGCGGCGGCATGATGCGCATCGAAACCGCCCCGCGCGCCGTGCAGACGGTGGACAAGCAGTATATCGAGATGCGCTCGCCCACCAGCAACGCGCTGGACCTCATCCAGACCCTGCCCAGCGTCAACGTCTCCCAGCCGGACGCCTACGGCATGGAAGGTGGCCAGATCCAGACCCGCGGCCTCACCGATCTCGATATGGGCCTGCTGCTCGACGGCGCACCCGCCGCCGCCGCCAAATACCTCTCCGAAAACATCGATTCCGAAAACCTCGAGGAAGTCAGCCTCACCCCCGGCAGCGCCGCCACCAACCTGCCCGTCATCTCCGCCGCCGCCGGCGTCCTGCAGGAAACCTCCCACACGCCGGACAGGAAATTCGGCGGCCTCGTGGACTTCTCCTACGGCACCAACAACCTCTCGCGCGAATTCATCCGCCTCGAATCCGGCGAAATCGGCCATACCGGCGTGCGCAGCTTCTTCTCCTTCTCCAATACCCATACCCGCAGCTGGATCGGCTCCGGCATCAACGACCGCAAACACATCGATTTCGGCATGCAGAAAGACTGGGAGAACGGCTCCTACGCCAAGGCCTTCGTCTCCTGGAACAACGAAAACTTCGTCATCGACAACTACCCGACGGCGCAGGAATTCTACGCCTACAAACACACCGGCCAGGGCTACGGCCGCTCCGCCGACCCGGCAAATCCCAACTACTGGAAAAACAACAACGATCATTGGAACCAGGTCTTCCTGACCGCGCCGATCCATATCGCCCTGCCGGACCACTTCTCCTTCGACCTCCAGCCCTATTTCAGCTACGGCACCGGCTACGACGCCTCACCCCTCGACCCGGTGACGGACGCCAACGGCGCCACACGCAACCTCATCAATTATTTCGACCAGAACGCCACACGACAGGTCGGCGCCACCGCCCGCCTCAACTGGCAGCCGGACAGCCACAACACGATCTCGCTGGGCTACTGGTACGAAAACAACTACACCCTGCAATCCTACCCGCAGAGCTACGCTCTCCCCGGCGGCGGCGCCCCCAACCCGTCCAACATGGCCTTCCGCTATTCGGACGACGATAAACAGGACGCCGGTTACGAAATCCATTCCCTGTTCATCGAAGACACCGCGAAATATCTCAACGACCGCCTGACCATCCACGGCGGCTTCAAGTTCGTGATGTCCAATACCTGGAACAAGGACTATTTCGGTCGCCAGTCCGCCAACCGCACCGAACCCCTGCCGCAACTCCAGATCGGCTACCAGATCAACGACCAGAACCAGGTCTACCTCAACGTCGAAGGCGACTACCGCCAGCCCAGCCAGGTCGATCTCGGCTGGCTCTACACCGACGTCGCGATTCCGAAAAACCAGTATTCCATCAAGGAAGAACTCGGCTGGCGCTACCACAACCAGTATTTCATGATCGACGCGTCGTTCTTCAACTATAACGTCACCAACCGCATCGTCGATCAATACATCGGCATGAACAACTATTCGCCGTTCTCCATCGGCAACCAGCAGATGCGCGGCTTCGACTTCATGATCGCCGGCCGCTCCATCCACGGCTTCAGCCCCTACGCCTCGGTCGAATACCTCCACGCCTCGCAGGACTCGAACGTCTTCGACCCCTACCAGAACATCATGCTGCATTCCGCCGGCACACAGGCCATCATGGCCCCACACGTCATGGCGAATTTCGGCCTCACCTACGTCTATAAAGGCTTCTTCTCCAACGCCAGCGTGCACTACACCGGCCCCCAGAACGTCGCCGTCGCAGGCGACCAGCGCATGCCCGGCTACGTGACCGACACGCTCTCCCTCGGCTACCACTTCAAGCCCTTCGGCTTCGTGAAATCCCCCACCTTCAAGCTGAACTTCACCAACCTCACCGGCTCGATCGAACGCATCGGCGCCATGGGCGCAATCTACAGCCGTAACGACACCAGCACCGTCTGGAACGCCAGCCGCCCGTCCTACACCGGCTACGGCAATTCCTTCATGGTCACGCCACGCTTCACCATGACCGGAACGATCTCCACCGCCTTCTGA
- the nadC gene encoding carboxylating nicotinate-nucleotide diphosphorylase: MNLSPLPDIMWEPIVRAGLLEDLGTGGDATTQAIAQPGQRLRAIFCARQHGVVAGMSAARLSFSLLDTHARFHSERNDGHVVQPGDILAVIEARAETVLGGERVALNLLSHLSGIATATHTVVEAVQGTKARVCCTRKTMPGMRALQKYAVKAGGGSNHRYRLDDAILIKDNHIALCGGVRPALEGARERAGHLMKIELEVDTLDQLRDALDAGGADAYLLDNMPPPTLRDAVRMIDGRAIAEASGGITPQTARSIAETGVDILSLGWLTHSVTALDIGLDIDA, encoded by the coding sequence ATGAATCTCTCCCCCCTGCCGGACATCATGTGGGAACCCATCGTCCGCGCCGGCCTGCTCGAGGACCTCGGGACGGGCGGCGACGCCACCACCCAGGCCATCGCCCAGCCCGGCCAACGCCTGCGCGCCATCTTCTGCGCCCGTCAGCACGGCGTCGTCGCGGGCATGAGCGCCGCCCGCCTGTCCTTCTCGCTGCTGGACACCCATGCCCGCTTCCACAGCGAACGCAATGACGGCCACGTCGTCCAGCCCGGCGATATACTCGCCGTCATCGAGGCCAGAGCCGAAACCGTGCTCGGCGGCGAGCGCGTCGCCCTCAACCTGCTCTCCCACCTCAGCGGCATCGCCACCGCCACCCACACCGTCGTCGAAGCCGTGCAGGGGACGAAGGCCCGCGTCTGCTGCACGCGCAAGACCATGCCCGGCATGCGCGCCCTGCAGAAATACGCCGTCAAGGCCGGCGGCGGCTCGAACCACCGCTACCGGCTGGACGACGCCATCCTCATCAAGGACAACCACATCGCCCTTTGCGGCGGCGTCCGCCCCGCGCTGGAAGGCGCGCGGGAGAGGGCAGGGCACCTGATGAAGATCGAACTGGAGGTGGACACGCTGGACCAGCTCCGAGACGCCCTCGACGCCGGCGGCGCGGACGCCTACCTGCTGGACAACATGCCACCCCCAACCCTGCGCGACGCCGTCAGGATGATCGACGGCCGCGCCATCGCCGAAGCCTCCGGCGGCATCACGCCGCAAACCGCGCGCTCCATCGCCGAGACCGGCGTCGATATCCTCTCGCTCGGCTGGCTCACCCATAGCGTCACCGCACTGGATATCGGATTGGATATCGACGCGTAA